GAAAGTGAGAAGGAATCCAACCCATTGTTCGCGAATATTATCCAAGTAATTCGCACGGAATTGTATGAGAAACCTTACGCAAGACTCTGCTTTAACTACAACAATCCTCTTGTGCGAAAGGCAATTGCATCGAATGATCCCAAGCTTCAGGAGATTTGTATACATATGTTTTATACACAATCCTTATTAATGGGCAATCATCCATTGAGTTCGGAAGAGCTGCGGCTAATGAATGACTCGCTGCTCAGCTTTATGAATCTCGGCTTAGAGCGGGCAGGTGGTACGAACAAGTGAAGACCAGGTACAATAATCTGCGAAGTGAAGCATGGAGAATGCCGAATGGCAAACAGAAACTCGCGATAAAGGAAGAAATGATTCGCATTGCGGATGCCTATTTGACCGAGCAAGATGCTTACGACTCACGAATGGAGTATACAGATGCGGCTATTGAATGCGGTTGCCCGGAAAGATTGTTTATTTCATTCGCATGGTGTTTAGCCAAATTCGAGAAGAATCCGAGTGACTATTCAAGTACAACGATTATGTGGCATTATAAATGGGTTCTGAACCATGTTTGGCGTATCCCTCAATTCAGCCTGGAACAAATTGAACTGCTTTTTGCCGATTTTAAGGAAAAGTGTTTGCAATATGGTTTCTCTTTGAGGGCTTACTATCAACAGCGAGTGAATTTTTATCTTTCGCAAGGTGATTTAAAAGAAGCCTCCTTACAGTATAAGCAGTGGAGAGAAGCGCCCAGAGATCGCATTTCGGACTGCCAAGCCTGTGAGCAGAATTTATTTGGCGTCTACCATTTCAGAATTAATCATTATAAAAGAGGGATGCACGTCCTCAAACCGATCTTAGAAGGAAAACTAAGCTGCCGTACGATTCCACAAAATACATACAGCCAAATCATTCATCCGCTGCTTAAATTAGGTGAATTTGACCAAGCGATTCTTACGGCGAATAAAGCGTATAGAGCAATTGAAGGTCCTTCTTATTTGAAAGAGTACGGTATTTTTATCGAATTCTTCACAGTGGTGAATATGGGGAAAGCCGTCCAATTGTATGAACGTACTATACGCTTGGGATTGGATTGCAAAGTTGCTTGGGATCGCATGCAATATTTGGTTTCCGTGCGCTTGTTTCTGCAGCAATGGAGCCAAACCAAACGTCGCAAGAAATTGGTGGAATCCGCTACAGTCACCTTGGACTGGTTGGATGCTGAGATTCACCGATTGGAACAAGCCTTCCAAGCCAGAAACAGGAATGAGTATGTGAAACAATTTATCACAGAGAAAGAGTTGCAATTCCGCAAATTAATTGCGAAATACAACAAAGCGCGAACAGATAAGTAAACAAACAGATAAAGAAACAAACAGACAAGTAAACAAAATTCGGTTGGAGGTTAATCATTATGCAAATTAGAACGTTAGGTCGCAGTGGGCTTGCCGTTTCGGAGCTTTGTTTGGGGACGATGAGTTTTGGCAATACAACCAGCGAGGCGGATGCCATTCGGATGATCCATCAGTTCAAGGAGCAGGGCGGCAATTTTTGGATACGGCTAATGTGTATGTCGCTGGCCGTTCGGAAGAGATTGTAGGCAAAGCGATCAAGGATATTCGCTCAGAGGTTGTTTTAGCCACCAAGGTACGTATGCAAACGGCTGACCATCCGAACGGATCGGGTATTTCGCGCAAACATATTTTACAAAGCGTGGAAGAGAGCTTGCAGCGGCTCCAGACGGACTATATTGATCTCTATCAAGTTCATGTGTGGGATCATCTAACGCCAATTGAAGAAACGCTTCGCGCGCTTGATGATCTGGTCACTTCAGGGAAGGTCCGGTATATCGGCTGTTCTAATTTTTTTGCTTGGCATCTGATGAAATCTCTCGCTTGCAGTGATGCAAACCGCTATGTGCGCTTTATTTCCATCCAGCCGCAGTACAGCCTTGTCAGCCGTGAAATGGATCGTGAAATGATGTCATTATGCTTGGAAGAGAATGTTGGCGTCATTCCTTGGGCTCCGCTCGGCGGTGGTTTCCTTACTGGCCGTTATACGAGAGAAGAGCCGACATCTGGGCGCCTCTCAGCCAAAGTGGGCGAAAGTGCTTGGGCATTGCGCGGAACAGAGCGTAATTTCACTATTTTGGATGCTGTCTATTCGGCAGCTAGAGAATTGGATAAGACTCCGGCGCAGATCGCTCTAGCCTGGTTATTGCAAAGAAAAGGCATCACATCGCCGATTTTTGGTGCAACAACGCTTGAACAATTTGCAGATAATATGGGGGCCGTAGGTTGGCGAATGCCGCAGGACATCTGGGATCGACTGGATGAAGCAAGCGCTCTTCCTTCCGAATATCCCAACCGTTTCATTGCGAAATTTGCCAGACCTTATGCGTCCAATTAATTGAACCGCATTCAGAATCCGGTGAAATTTTGTGTAAAATGATTTTTTCCGTTGACCTCATCGTGGAAGTTTCACTATAATAACCATAACCTAGATGCAAGGGAGTGGTATAGATATGGCAATAAAAGATTGCCAGATTGGCACAGCCTCATGCAAAGCCTAAGTTTAGAGGCGATACTTTGTGTGGGTTGATCGTGAAATGAAAATCATCGCCCAAGTAAACAAATTCGTTTCTAATACTTGGCTTTGCGCCTTATTCAATAAGTTATCCAATAAGGGGCTGAACAAACCATGTATAAACCATTTATTAGAAACCATCAATATAATTTTATGAAGAAACAAGCCGACCTGCTGCAAAATACACTTAGAACCAATGCAGATCTCAAAGTCTTGGAATCGGTGAAATATAGCGTTCAAAGCAAAATTGTCGACCTATTTCCGGATGTTCCTGATAGCGAAAAAGCCATGCTGGGAAGCATTTCTACCGTGGAAAAAGCGGAGGATTTCCAAGCTTATCTGCGGCAGTTTGTGCCGTATGTATCGGAATTTCCAGCCATCACGGAGAAACAGATTCAGAAGTTATTTCCCAAAAATAAAAAGCTCAAGGTCCCGGATTTATCCGCGATCGATTATCGGTACATCACGTATCTGAGTTGGGTGGATATCTCCACGAATAAGTTGTTTCTGGTGTATCATCAGAACGGGCAATTCGTGGGAATTGAAGGGAAGTACACGCTGACTTCTAAGAAAAACTTCTGCTTCTTATGCAATCGGTTTGAGGAGCTTGTTCTGTTCTCCGCCGTTTCCAAAACAAGGCCAGCGAAGTCCTCACCGGACTACTACAAATCTGTGGGCAACTACTTGTGCATGGATAGTCAGGCATGTAATAAGAACATCACAGATACGTTGGCACTGGAAAAATTTATTGCTGCAGTTGTTGGTTAGATGATGTGAGAATAGGGGCTGCTCCCGCGAGGTTAATGAACCTAGGGAGCAGCCCTTCTTTTATGTATCCACTATACTCCGGTTTTCACCTTCAATATCTTCAAATCTCCTCCAAAACTCCAAAAGCGGTTTTTGAAATCTTCATTTCTCATCTTTCTTCCATTACAAGAGGAGGTCCGATTGGATATACTGAATAAGTAGGGGCGAATGATGCTGCAACGTATCAAATGCTCACCTTTGCAGTAAGAGTTAGCACAAATAAGTGATACACGAGGGAGACATCAATGATGAGAATATGGGCATGGCTCACACCGCACAAATTAAGAAACAAGCTGTGGCTCGCTTTTCTATGTTTTATCATCTTCCCGTTGTCCATCTTAATGATTTATTTTTTCTATCACATTCAAATGACGCTGCAGGATAAAGTCAGCCAAAGCAGCCACGAGCAGCTCATTCGAATGGAGCAGTCGCTGGACGATCTGATGACGATTGTGTTTAAAACGCTTCTCTTAATTGAAAGCGATTCCACGATTGGTAATATCCTGAAGCATCCTGACAACTACACGGTGTTGGAGCGGAGAAACCTGATAGAAGAAAAGATTGTTCATATTGACAGCAGTCTTTTTTTGTTCAATTCCCCATTTGTATTTTACACAATCGCGGATTTTCACCAAAATTTGTACACGTCGTTCCAGCCTGACGAAAAGCTTGACGCACAGAAATTCTTCGAGTTGCCAACCGTACAAAAGGTAATTAACCAAAGAATTGAGACCGTTTGGGTTCCACAAGACGACAATTATTTGGCTGCGGAACGCAAGAGCAGTCCTTATTTGATTACGTTGTTTGCACTGCTGCGGGATTCGCGGAATGAAGCGTACGGCGTAACGCGCATCAGCATGAATTATGCAAACTGGTTTCATAATGTGACCAAAAAACAGGAAAGCCCTCAAGACTATTTGCTCATGAGCAGTGAAGGCGAGTTGTTGGCGCATACGGCGATGTTAAGCGAGTGGACGGATCGGATGAAAACCAGCATCCTCAATCATGGCGAAGGCAGCGGTTATTTTACCGATCACGGATCGAAAATGCTCGTCAATTACACTTATAACCCCAGGCTCCGTTTGTATCTGGTTAACCGCATTCCACTGGATTCCCTGTATGAAGAAATCAACAAGATTAAACATAAGTACATTGTCGCCTTTTTTTCGCTAACGATTTTGTTTGTGTTCATGACCTATTTCATTTCCCGAACAGTGACCAACCCTCTAAATCGACTGCAGTTAAAAATGAGCAAGGCTGTTAATCAACGACTGAATGTATATTTGCCGACCGATTCATACAGAGGGGAAATTTTGCAATTAACGGTCGCATTCAACCAGATGATGTCCGATTTAAACGCGATGATTGAAGAACTGAAAAGGGAGCAAAAGCAGCGGGAAGCGGTTCGTTTTCAGATGCTGCTGTCGCAAATGAATCCTCATTTCCTGTTGAACACGCTCAACACCGTGAAAGGCATTGCGCTGCGCGATAAAAACAAGGAGATTACGGAAATATGCTTGTCTTTGGGCGATCTGCTGGAGACGAGTCTCAATTCCGAAGTCGAATTGATCCGGCTGGAAGATGAATTGGTCCTGGTAGAAGCATTTGTTCGCATCCAACAATATCGTTACAAGAAATGGTTCGAGATCTCGCTCGAATGCGATGAGCGGCTCCGATGCGCGTTAGTTCCCAAACTAAGCCTGCAACCGATCGTGGAAAATGCCATTTTTCACGGATTTTGCATACTTGAAGGACAAGGGATTATCCGTATTGGCGTGAAGGAGGAGAACCATCAGTTAGTTCTCGAAATTCAAGATAACGGCATCGGGATTCATCATACGAAGATTCCGGATATGGCCCCTCCGCGTAGAAGGCAGAAGATCGGCATTAAAAATTTGCAGGAAAGGCTGGATTTGCTGTTCAAGGAAAACGCCAAATTGGAGTTTGTTCCCATTCCGCAAGGAACCCTGGTTCGCATCCAATTGCCGCTGCTGCTGTCCCCGCCTTTCTCGAAAGGGGGTGCCGCAGATGAAATGGAAATCGATATTGATCGTGGAAGATGAACAGTTTACAAGAGACATGCTTCGCGAAATTATCGATTGGGAAAGCGCGGGCTTGCGTCTGGCTGGCGAAGCCGGCAACGGCCTCGAGGCGCTCGCTTTCATACGGGAGCATAAGCCGGATATTGTCATCTGTGATATTATCATGCCTTTGATGGACGGCGTGGAATTGCTGCAAAAGGTTCGCGAAGAACAGATTGACAGCAAGTTCATCATGCTAAGCTGCGCCAACGATTTCGATTATGCGCGTCAGGCTTTGGAATATGGAGCGTCCAATTATATTTTGAAGCTGTCGCTGAGCGCTGAGAAGCTGCAGGAAACGTTGAAGAAAGTGAGGCGGGAGTTGGATCTGCATGCCTCCCGGCGCACGCATTTGGAAATTGACAGCTATTACAGTATGATGTGGGACCGGGTGTGGGGAAGGTCCGGCGCAGACGCGGAGGAACCTGCCGTTCCTCTGGAAGGCGATTCGTCCCGAAGACTGGCGGTGGCCGTATGTGCGGACGCCATAGCGAATTCCCGGCGGATGGAGACGATGGTGACATCGGAGGAACCGCATATCCTCCGCGATGCCATCGTGCATGTTTTTAACAAGATGGGAGTCGCTTCGGTATTTTATTGGTTGCCTGCGGAATGCGATCTGCGTCCTTCGCAGGAAGAAGCCGGGTTTCTGCTGTCCCCCGTCGTGGCACCCAAGGATTTGCTGCCCGCATGGAGAGGGGCGTTGATGGAGTTCGATCAGGTTTGGTATGGAAAACAGGTCGCAAACAGGATATCCTCCTTGCAGCGGCTAAGAAAGAATGCTGAATTTCACGGATGGGAATATGAACGGAAACTAATTTGGAGTTTTGAAAATTTCAAGCGGGATGATTGCGCGGGCATTTTGCGCCAACTTTGGTCCGAATTGTCCGCATATTTGGTGCCTATGTATCAGATAAAGGAAGCTTGTATCGCTTGGGATCAAATGTTTCGGCGAATCGCCCAGGTTCCTTCCGGAGGTCAAGAGGCGATTGTGCAGGCGGCAACGGCGAATGAGCTTCTCTGGACAATGATCGGCCGCGTTAACGGCTATCTGGATGCCCGGCTGTCGTCGCAATCTGGCGAGATCAGCAGTCACCCGCAAATCACTCAGGTTCTTGCGTATATCCGGCAAAATTTTGAAAAGGATATTACTGTGAAAATGTTGGCGAAAATCGTTGTTCTTGACGATACCTACCTGAGCAATTTGTTCAAAAAGGAGACTGGAGTCAACCTGATCAGTTTTATTCATCAGTACAGAATCGAAAGATCGCTTGCGCTTTTACGGGAAACGACGGTGTCGATCGAAGAAATCGCGAGGCAGGTCGGATTTATGGACATCAATTATTTCGTGCGCATTTTCAAGCGGTACAAGGGCATTGCTCCGGGGCATTACCGCAAAACGCATCACGGCAATATGTGAATTATGCTAGAAACGCAAATGTTCTGTCACTTATGGGATCGCTTTCATATTGTTAAAATGGAGATGTATCAACCAGATTCAATGGGGAGGGTCAATATGAAAGCGCGGAGAATGTCGTCGTTGTTAGTAAGTTTGGTGTTGTCACTTGGGCTCGTTGCCTGCAGTACATCGGCTCCGGCGCCCGAAAAGCCTGCTGAGAAGAGCGGCAAGCAGGAGGAGGCTGCAAAAACGGAACCGATCAAATTGATGTTTTGGGGAGGGGTTCCCGAAGATGCCGGTCCGAAGGAAGTGGTCGAGACCTGGAACAAGGCGAATCCCGATATTCAGGTGGAATATGTTCGCTATGTCAATGACGATGCGGGGAATTTAAAGCTGGATACGGCGCTCTTGACCGGGCAGCAGATCGACTTGTTCGCTACGTATTTGCTGCCGCGGCTGGAGCAAAGAACGAAAGCGGGGTACACGCTTAACCTGAGTGAATTCAAGGATTACGACATCGACAAAATGATGGGTCCGGCAGCGGCTGATTGGAAAATCAACGACAAATACTATGCGCTGCCCACGAAATTTATCAAAGAATTGTTTTTCCTGAACAAAGACGCGCTTGACAAAGCAGGGTTGCCGGTGCCTTACGAATGGACCTGGGAGGACGTGCGGGAATACTCGACGAAATTAAAAGCGCAGAACAAATGGGGTCTGGTTCAGGATACGGGCACGGGCTACCATGTCGCTTCCCTTGACGGTTCCCTGGTCGCGCAAGGATATACGAAGGCGGACGGTACATCGAACTTCGACAATCCATATATCAAAACGTATTTACAAATGCTCCACGACATGATGCATACCGATAAAACGACTCCTACGCTGGCCGAACAAATTTCGACCAAAATGCCGGTTGAGGCTACGTTTCTCAAAGGAGAGGCATTCATGTTCAACGGCGGCAATTATGCATTCCGTTTTACCAACAATTTGAAAGATTATCCACGGAATTTCAAAATCGCTCTGGCGCCGCCGCCAAAAGGGGTCAACAAGGATCAAAAAGACTTCAAAGTATTCAGCGGATTAGGCGATGCGATTTCAATCAACGCCAAGACGGCTCATAAAGAAGCGGCATGGAAGTTTCTGAAATGGTACGCCGATGGTGGAATGCTGCCTATGGCCAAAGGAGGACGTCTGCCGTCTTCGAAAGCGGTGAATCGGGAACAGGTGCTGAAGCTGCTGTTGGGAGATGCGAAGGACACGTATGATGTGCCGTCGCTGGAAAAAACATTGTACCACGAGATGCCCTCTTATGTGCCGAAACTGAATCAGCAGATCGTCGATATGCGGAGAGAAGAATACGAAAAATATTTGATCAACAAGCAGCCGCTCAACCAGACGATCGACAATATGGTAAAGCGTCATAACGAATATTTGAAAAATGCCAAATGATCTTGGAGAACCGGTATGAAAACAAATTGGATGAAAAGACAGCAGCTTGCCGGATATTTGTTCGTGGCGCCGAGTGTATTAGGCATTCTCATTTTCTTCGCGCTGCCTGCCCTGTATTCGTTGTGGCTCTCCTTCTTTGATTGGCAGTTTACAAGTAAAACAAGAGATTTTATCGGCTTCGGAAACTATACCCATTTGTTACAAGATGAGAAATTTTACTCGGCTATGCTCCAGACGCTGAAATTTTTGCTAGCGGTTCCCATATCCATCGGACTGGCATTTGCCGTGGCTGCCGTGTTGAATGACAGTGTCTATTTCAAAAAACTGCTGCGGGCGATGTTTTTCCTGCCTTATATTACGAGCGGCGTAGCGATTGCTTTCGTCTGGATGCTGTTGTTCCATCCGCAGAAGGGACCCATCAACCAGTTTTTGCATTCTTTGGGGGTGACCAACCCTCCGGAATGGCTCGCTTCCACAGATATGGCCATGGCGG
Above is a genomic segment from Paenibacillus sp. HWE-109 containing:
- a CDS encoding aldo/keto reductase, with translation MDTANVYVAGRSEEIVGKAIKDIRSEVVLATKVRMQTADHPNGSGISRKHILQSVEESLQRLQTDYIDLYQVHVWDHLTPIEETLRALDDLVTSGKVRYIGCSNFFAWHLMKSLACSDANRYVRFISIQPQYSLVSREMDREMMSLCLEENVGVIPWAPLGGGFLTGRYTREEPTSGRLSAKVGESAWALRGTERNFTILDAVYSAARELDKTPAQIALAWLLQRKGITSPIFGATTLEQFADNMGAVGWRMPQDIWDRLDEASALPSEYPNRFIAKFARPYASN
- a CDS encoding sensor histidine kinase, which produces MMRIWAWLTPHKLRNKLWLAFLCFIIFPLSILMIYFFYHIQMTLQDKVSQSSHEQLIRMEQSLDDLMTIVFKTLLLIESDSTIGNILKHPDNYTVLERRNLIEEKIVHIDSSLFLFNSPFVFYTIADFHQNLYTSFQPDEKLDAQKFFELPTVQKVINQRIETVWVPQDDNYLAAERKSSPYLITLFALLRDSRNEAYGVTRISMNYANWFHNVTKKQESPQDYLLMSSEGELLAHTAMLSEWTDRMKTSILNHGEGSGYFTDHGSKMLVNYTYNPRLRLYLVNRIPLDSLYEEINKIKHKYIVAFFSLTILFVFMTYFISRTVTNPLNRLQLKMSKAVNQRLNVYLPTDSYRGEILQLTVAFNQMMSDLNAMIEELKREQKQREAVRFQMLLSQMNPHFLLNTLNTVKGIALRDKNKEITEICLSLGDLLETSLNSEVELIRLEDELVLVEAFVRIQQYRYKKWFEISLECDERLRCALVPKLSLQPIVENAIFHGFCILEGQGIIRIGVKEENHQLVLEIQDNGIGIHHTKIPDMAPPRRRQKIGIKNLQERLDLLFKENAKLEFVPIPQGTLVRIQLPLLLSPPFSKGGAADEMEIDIDRGR
- a CDS encoding ABC transporter substrate-binding protein; the protein is MKARRMSSLLVSLVLSLGLVACSTSAPAPEKPAEKSGKQEEAAKTEPIKLMFWGGVPEDAGPKEVVETWNKANPDIQVEYVRYVNDDAGNLKLDTALLTGQQIDLFATYLLPRLEQRTKAGYTLNLSEFKDYDIDKMMGPAAADWKINDKYYALPTKFIKELFFLNKDALDKAGLPVPYEWTWEDVREYSTKLKAQNKWGLVQDTGTGYHVASLDGSLVAQGYTKADGTSNFDNPYIKTYLQMLHDMMHTDKTTPTLAEQISTKMPVEATFLKGEAFMFNGGNYAFRFTNNLKDYPRNFKIALAPPPKGVNKDQKDFKVFSGLGDAISINAKTAHKEAAWKFLKWYADGGMLPMAKGGRLPSSKAVNREQVLKLLLGDAKDTYDVPSLEKTLYHEMPSYVPKLNQQIVDMRREEYEKYLINKQPLNQTIDNMVKRHNEYLKNAK
- a CDS encoding carbohydrate ABC transporter permease, which gives rise to MKTNWMKRQQLAGYLFVAPSVLGILIFFALPALYSLWLSFFDWQFTSKTRDFIGFGNYTHLLQDEKFYSAMLQTLKFLLAVPISIGLAFAVAAVLNDSVYFKKLLRAMFFLPYITSGVAIAFVWMLLFHPQKGPINQFLHSLGVTNPPEWLASTDMAMAAIDVIWIWFLLGYNMIIYLAALQDIPSELLEASSIEGATVWQRIWHIVVPLVSPTTLFLLVTGFIVTIKQFGIIEAITQGGPGNSTMVLSLFIYKTAFRYYEMGYASAASWILFSFIFVLTLLQWVLQKRWVHD
- a CDS encoding FusB/FusC family EF-G-binding protein, with translation MYKPFIRNHQYNFMKKQADLLQNTLRTNADLKVLESVKYSVQSKIVDLFPDVPDSEKAMLGSISTVEKAEDFQAYLRQFVPYVSEFPAITEKQIQKLFPKNKKLKVPDLSAIDYRYITYLSWVDISTNKLFLVYHQNGQFVGIEGKYTLTSKKNFCFLCNRFEELVLFSAVSKTRPAKSSPDYYKSVGNYLCMDSQACNKNITDTLALEKFIAAVVG
- a CDS encoding response regulator transcription factor; this translates as MKWKSILIVEDEQFTRDMLREIIDWESAGLRLAGEAGNGLEALAFIREHKPDIVICDIIMPLMDGVELLQKVREEQIDSKFIMLSCANDFDYARQALEYGASNYILKLSLSAEKLQETLKKVRRELDLHASRRTHLEIDSYYSMMWDRVWGRSGADAEEPAVPLEGDSSRRLAVAVCADAIANSRRMETMVTSEEPHILRDAIVHVFNKMGVASVFYWLPAECDLRPSQEEAGFLLSPVVAPKDLLPAWRGALMEFDQVWYGKQVANRISSLQRLRKNAEFHGWEYERKLIWSFENFKRDDCAGILRQLWSELSAYLVPMYQIKEACIAWDQMFRRIAQVPSGGQEAIVQAATANELLWTMIGRVNGYLDARLSSQSGEISSHPQITQVLAYIRQNFEKDITVKMLAKIVVLDDTYLSNLFKKETGVNLISFIHQYRIERSLALLRETTVSIEEIARQVGFMDINYFVRIFKRYKGIAPGHYRKTHHGNM